A DNA window from Mastomys coucha isolate ucsf_1 unplaced genomic scaffold, UCSF_Mcou_1 pScaffold21, whole genome shotgun sequence contains the following coding sequences:
- the Mphosph10 gene encoding U3 small nucleolar ribonucleoprotein protein MPP10, which produces MAPRVFRRQTLERCLREVKKATNRPECFLTIQNGLASNFTSLTKVLYDFNKVLENGRISGSPLQKLEINSFDDEQIWQQLELQNEPVLQYFQNAVSETVEDEDISLLPECEDEECEEVASEVEADNQENLETDLEEEQLSDEGGDVPKGSDRAKSSRKSDPRKSPVFSDDDSDLDFDISKLEQQTKMKIKSPGKAREKSVVDDKFFKLSEMESFLEKVEKEEEKRPDGKEEEEEDIDLFEDIDSDENEGGLFGQQKIKSNKSSRNLKYKDFFDPVESDEDITGVDGDLGLDEEEEFAEEAEESISETDEDNDLEEDENSDQHKEGLKRVTFALPDDEAEDTSPLAVKQESNEVKSSFEKRQEKMNEKIASLEKELLDKKPWQLQGEVTAQKRPENSLLEETLHFDHAVRMAPVITEETTLHLEDIIKQRIRDQAWDDVERKEKPKEDAYEYKKRLTLDHEKSKLSLAEIYEQEYIKLNQQKTEEEENPEHVEIQKMMDSLFLKLDALSNFHFIPKPPVPEIKVVSNLPAITMEEVAPVSVSDAALLAPEEIKEKNKAGDLKTAAEKTATDKKRERRKKKYQKRLKIKEKEKRRKLLEKNNPDHSKSSRAAASEKLKQLTKTGKVSLLKDERKDKPLKSSQAFFSKLQDQVKMQINDAKQPGKKKKKKQDISVHKLKL; this is translated from the exons ATGGCGCCCCGCGTGTTTCGTCGACAAACTCTGGAACGGTGTCTGAGGGAAGTCAAGAAAGCCACCAACCGACCCGAGTGTTTCCTCAC AATTCAAAATGGACTAGCATCAAACTTCACTTCTTTAACAAAAGTTCTATATGATTTTAATAAAGTATTAGAGAATGGCCGAATCTCTGGAAGTCCTTTACAGAAACTTGAGATAAACAGTTTTGATGATGAGCAGATTTGGCAACAACTAGAATTGCAAAATGAACCAGTCTTACAGTACTTCCAGAATGCTGTTAGTGAGACAGTTGAGGATGAAGATATCAGCCTTCTCCCAGAATGTGAAGATGAGGAGTGTGAGGAGGTTGCCTCAGAGGTGGAGGCTGACAACCAGGAGAACCTAGAGACAGACTTGGAAGAGGAACAACTGTCAGATGAGGGTGGTGATGTTCCTAAAGGGAGTGACAGAGCCAAAAGCTCAAGGAAATCTGACCCAAGGAAAAGTCCTGTTTTCAGCGATGACGATTCTGACCTTGACTTTGATATTAGCAAATTGGAGCAGCAGACCAAGATGAAAATCAAGTCACctggaaaagcaagagaaaagtcTGTAGTAGATGACAAATTCTTTAAACTGTCTGAAATGGAGAGCTTTttagaaaaagtagaaaaagaagaggaaaaaagaccAGATggtaaagaggaagaagaggaagacattGACCTTTTTGAAGACATTGATTCAGATGAAAATGAAGGAGGGCTGTTTGGGCAGCAGAAGATTAAG tcaAATAAAAGTAGCAGAAATCTGAAATACAAGGACTTCTTTGATCCAGTTGAAAGTGACGAAGACATAACTGGGGTTGATGGTGACCTGGGTTTAGATGAAGAGGAAGAGTTCgctgaggaagcagaagaaagcatCTCTGAAAC GGATGAAGATAATGACTTGGAAGAAGATGAGAATAGTGATCAACATAAAGAAGGCTTGAAAAGAGTGACATTTGCTTTGCCAGATGATGAAGCTGAAGATACAAGTCCCTTAGCTGTAAAGCAAGAATCTAATGAAGTTAAATCCTCTTTTGAAAAAAGACAGGAGAAG ATGAATGAAAAAATTGCATCTTTGGAAAAAGAGTTATTGGATAAAAAGCCTTGGCAGCTTCAAGGGGAAGTGACAGCACAGAAGCGGCCTGAGAACAGCCTGCTGGAAGAGACCCTCCACTTTGACCATGCTGTCAGGATGG cccCTGTAATCACAGAGGAAACCACCCTTCATCTAGAAGATATCATTAAACAGAGGATACGAGATCAG gCTTGGGATGATGTAGAacgaaaagaaaaacctaaagagGATGCATATGAATATAAAAAGCGCTTAACATTAGACCATGAGAAGAGTAAGCTAAGTCTTGCTGAGATTTATGAGCAGGAATATATCAAACTCAACCAG caaaaaactgaagaagaagaaaatccagAGCATGTAGAAATTCAGAAGATGATGGATTCTCTCTTCCTAAAATTGGATGCCCTGTCAAACTTCCACTTCATCCCCAAACCG CCTGTACCTGAAATTAAAGTTGTATCAAATCTGCCAGCCATAACCATGGAGGAAGTGGCCCCAGTGAGTGTCAGTGATGCAGCCCTCCTAGCCCCAGAGGAAATCAAG gagaaaaataaagctggAGATCTAAAAACAGCTGCTGAGAAAACAGCTACAGACAAGAAACGAGAACGAAGGAAAAAGAAGTATCAGAAGCGTTTGAAaataaaggagaaggagaagcggAGAAAATTGCTTGAAAAGAACAACCCAGATCACTCTAAGTCCAGCAGAGCAGCAGCTTCAGAGAAGCTCAAACAGTTGACCAAAACAGGCAAAGTGTCCTTGTTAAAG GATGAACGAAAAGATAAGCCCTTAAAGTCGTCTCAGGCATTCTTTTCTAAATTGCAAGATCAAGTAAAAATGCAGATTAATGATGCAAAACAgcctggaaagaaaaagaagaaaaaacaggacATTTCTGTTCATAAATTAAAGctgtaa